CGCAGCCTGCCGGTCGCTCTCGCTGATCGACTGGTCCATGGCCCGGTTGACGACCGGCGCGGAGGCCCGCAGGTTGTTGGGCGCCTCGGTGAAGTCGCCCTGGGCGTAGGCCTCGGAGATCGCGATGACGGTGTCGGCGTAGGTGCCGGAGCGGTTGTAGCGCAGCACCGCGGACCGCAGGTCCTCGGGGTTGCTCAGGTCGCCGTCGCCGGCGCACAGGTAGATGCCGGCCGCCGTGGCCGAGTCGTCGATGTCCTGGGGGTTCTTGGTGCCGTCGTTGTCGGCGTCGACGCCGACCGACGCCCAGGTGCCGGGGATGAACTGCATCGGGCCGACGGCGCGGTCGAACACGGCGTTCTGGTCGAGGGCACCGTTGTCGGTGTCGTTGATGCGGGCGGTGTCGCTGCTGCCGTCGAGCAGCGGACCGAAGATGCCGGGGGTCGCGACGCCGTCGGCGTTCAGCGAGTTGCCGTTGATGCGGCCGTGGTTGGACTCCACCCGACCGACCGCGGCGAGCAGGTGCCACGGCAGGCGGCAGGACTCGTCGGCCTGGGCCAGGAGGGTCTCGGCGCGGCGGTAGGCCGAGACGGCTGCCACCGGGATGCCGTTGGTCGACAGGGTCGCGAGGGCGCCGTCGGCACCGGCGCGCGGGTCGATGCCGGCCGGGTCGGCCTGCACGCTGGCGGGCTGGTCGAACGGGGTGCTCGGGACGGACGGGATCGCGGAGGCGTCGTCGTCGCCCGCGGCCGAGGCGAGGCTGGTGTTGGTCAACGCGGCTCCCCATGCGCCGACCAGCACGGCCATCGGCACCAGGGCGCTGGCCTTCTGCCACCGCGTGAGCTTGCGAGCTCGCATCGAATTCCTCCCAGACAGCAGGCGAGTCAGACGCCTGCAGGCGTCACAGCATGTTACAGCCATCGTGCGGTTCGACCAACCGGGTCGACGACTGCACAACGACCCGGGTGTGATCGAGGTTACGCCGCTCGGACTCCCGCGGCGCCGCCGGTCGCCCGACCGGGGACAATGGGGGCATGGCCACCACCGACGAGTCCGCCCGTCTCTTCGACCGCGCGAAGGTGGTCTCGCCCGGTGGCGTGAACTCACCGGTCCGCGCGTTCCGGGCCGTCGGCGGGGTCCCGCGCTTCATGGCGCAGGGTGCGGGGGCCTACCTCACCGACGTCGACGGCAGCACCTACGTCGACCTGGTCGGCTCGTGGGGGCCGATGCTCCTGGGTCACGCGCATCCCGAGGTGGTCGCGGCGGTCCGCGACGCCGCCGGGCGCGGTACGTCGTTCGGCACCCCCAGCGAGCCCGAGGTGCTGCTCGCCGAGGAGATCGTGGCGCGGACCCCGGTCGAGCAGGTGCGTCTGGTGTCGTCGGGCACCGAGGCGACGATGTCGGCGGTGCGCCTGGCGCGGGCGGCGACGGGCCGGGACCTGATCGTCAAGTTCGCCGGCTGCTACCACGGTCACGTCGACCCGTTGCTCGCCGAGGCCGGCTCGGGCGTCGTCACCCTGGGCATCCCGGGGACGCCCGGCGTGCCCGACCACGTCGCCGCCGACACGGTCGTGCTGCCGTACCACGACCGTGAGGCGCTGACCCGCGTGTTCGACGAGATGGGCGACCGCATCGCGTGCCTCATCACCGAGGCGGCCCCCGGCAACATGGGCGTGATCGCCCCTGAGCCCGGCTTCAACGCCTTCCTCTCGGCCCTCTGCCGCCGACACGGGGCCCTGTTCATCAGCGACGAGGTGATGACCGGGTTCCGGGTCACCCGGCACGGCCAGTGGGGGCTCGACGGCGCGGTGGAGGGCTGGATGCCCGACCTGCTGACGTTCGGCAAGGTCATGGGTGGGGGGTTCCCCGCCGCCGCGTTCGGCGGGCGGCGCGACCTGATGGAGATGCTCGCGCCGGTCGGCCCGGTCTACCAGGCCGGCACCCTGTCGGGGAACCCGATCGCGTCGACTGCCGGCCTCACGACCCTGCGGCTCGCGACCGAGGAGGTCTACGCCGGCCTGCAGGCGGCGTCGACCACGCTGCAGGGCGCGGTCGCGGAGGCCCTCACGGCCGCGGGGGTCGAGCACGTCGTGCAGTCCACCGGCACGATGTTCAGCGTGTTCTGGGGGCCGGACCCGGTGCGCGACTTCGCCGGGGCGCAGGCCCAGCAGACCTGGCGCTACGCCGCCTTCTTCCACGCGATGCTGGACGCCGGCGTGTACCTGCCGCCGAGCGCCTTCGAGGCCTGGTTCCTGTCGGCGGCCCACGACGGGGAGGCACTCTCTAGAATCATCGAGGCACTGCCGGGCGCCGCCCGGGCCGCAGCCGCGGCGACCGATCCCGATGGACGACCGAGGAAGCAGGGTCACTGATGAGCACTCGCACGATCGTGCACCTCATGCGGCACGGGGAGGTCCACAACCCCGACGGGGTCCTCTACGGCCGCCTGCCGGAGTTCCTGC
The Aeromicrobium marinum DSM 15272 genome window above contains:
- a CDS encoding lytic transglycosylase domain-containing protein — encoded protein: MRARKLTRWQKASALVPMAVLVGAWGAALTNTSLASAAGDDDASAIPSVPSTPFDQPASVQADPAGIDPRAGADGALATLSTNGIPVAAVSAYRRAETLLAQADESCRLPWHLLAAVGRVESNHGRINGNSLNADGVATPGIFGPLLDGSSDTARINDTDNGALDQNAVFDRAVGPMQFIPGTWASVGVDADNDGTKNPQDIDDSATAAGIYLCAGDGDLSNPEDLRSAVLRYNRSGTYADTVIAISEAYAQGDFTEAPNNLRASAPVVNRAMDQSISESDRQAAAEAERVAANPPPATPGSTGGGTTAPPASGGGTGGTPGTGGGTTAPPAPAPSPGVTGLVNGLVNDLTGAGTSTSGTGTAPGSSTLTWAQAKMQCLATGIMSFDVVGLLNCITSLLS
- the hemL gene encoding glutamate-1-semialdehyde 2,1-aminomutase; translated protein: MATTDESARLFDRAKVVSPGGVNSPVRAFRAVGGVPRFMAQGAGAYLTDVDGSTYVDLVGSWGPMLLGHAHPEVVAAVRDAAGRGTSFGTPSEPEVLLAEEIVARTPVEQVRLVSSGTEATMSAVRLARAATGRDLIVKFAGCYHGHVDPLLAEAGSGVVTLGIPGTPGVPDHVAADTVVLPYHDREALTRVFDEMGDRIACLITEAAPGNMGVIAPEPGFNAFLSALCRRHGALFISDEVMTGFRVTRHGQWGLDGAVEGWMPDLLTFGKVMGGGFPAAAFGGRRDLMEMLAPVGPVYQAGTLSGNPIASTAGLTTLRLATEEVYAGLQAASTTLQGAVAEALTAAGVEHVVQSTGTMFSVFWGPDPVRDFAGAQAQQTWRYAAFFHAMLDAGVYLPPSAFEAWFLSAAHDGEALSRIIEALPGAARAAAAATDPDGRPRKQGH